Proteins from a single region of Polyangiaceae bacterium:
- a CDS encoding diguanylate cyclase: MQLTQDVVSVAPSLPAVVILDSPAPAPTAPRAQRVSFPRRLWLLLTLQGPIQQKLLVFSGGLAAWIVLLGSLAALSVDKPGERVLIIGLTLISVVPLAGMGVLLTRALTRPIRALGCQMKALTDRYSGQTEDDGQPIAPIVLAEHDEVGKLAARFNQLTATLQDINSFKKVIEGDDTTTEVYDRLGHQLAVLGLDDFVIYEASNSKNRLLPVVTSSSSAAEACSPDIRLDSSLCRAKKTGAVVSSASFPQICRYFCGGEREHICVPMNIAGSTGGVVQFLFDRNEDDPQMEEAHKKVRRGRRFLREALPVIEAKRLMSTLKQSTLRDAMTGLHNRRFLEEYADTLVATAERRKAPIGLVMCDLDFFKEVNDTHGHDVGDTVLRRTAEIIRQAVRGADIAVRYGGEEFLVVLTDASAEGPMLAAERIRKAIEAERFPTPQGAIKKTISLGVSELGTDTKSFWQAIKFADVALYKAKEAGRNRALRFASEMWPANEY, translated from the coding sequence ATGCAGCTGACTCAAGATGTCGTTTCCGTGGCGCCGTCGCTGCCAGCGGTGGTCATCCTCGACTCTCCTGCACCCGCGCCCACCGCGCCGCGCGCTCAGCGCGTGAGCTTTCCACGACGCCTGTGGCTGCTGCTCACGCTGCAGGGGCCGATCCAGCAGAAGCTTCTAGTGTTCTCCGGAGGGCTTGCGGCCTGGATCGTGCTCCTTGGCTCGCTAGCAGCGCTATCCGTGGACAAGCCCGGCGAGCGCGTCTTGATCATCGGGCTCACCTTGATCTCCGTGGTGCCGCTGGCCGGAATGGGGGTGCTCTTGACCCGCGCCCTCACTCGCCCAATCCGGGCGTTGGGCTGCCAGATGAAGGCGCTGACGGACCGCTACAGTGGACAGACTGAAGACGACGGCCAGCCCATCGCGCCGATCGTGCTTGCCGAGCACGACGAGGTAGGGAAACTCGCGGCTCGCTTCAATCAGCTGACCGCAACCCTGCAGGACATCAATTCCTTCAAGAAGGTGATCGAGGGCGACGACACTACCACCGAGGTCTATGACAGGCTGGGTCATCAGCTGGCGGTGCTCGGTCTCGACGACTTCGTGATCTACGAGGCCTCGAACAGCAAGAATCGCCTTTTGCCCGTAGTGACGTCGAGCTCGTCTGCAGCCGAGGCCTGCAGCCCCGACATTCGCCTCGATAGCAGCCTGTGCCGTGCGAAGAAGACCGGCGCCGTCGTGTCTTCCGCGAGCTTTCCGCAGATCTGCCGCTACTTCTGCGGGGGAGAGCGGGAACACATCTGCGTCCCCATGAACATCGCCGGCAGCACCGGAGGCGTGGTCCAGTTTCTCTTCGATCGCAACGAAGACGACCCGCAGATGGAGGAGGCGCACAAGAAGGTGCGACGCGGACGGCGGTTCCTCCGAGAAGCCCTGCCAGTGATCGAGGCCAAGCGTTTGATGAGCACCCTGAAGCAGTCGACTCTGCGCGACGCCATGACGGGACTGCACAATCGCCGATTCTTGGAAGAATACGCCGACACCCTCGTCGCGACGGCGGAGCGACGCAAGGCGCCGATCGGGCTCGTGATGTGCGACCTGGACTTCTTCAAGGAGGTCAACGACACCCACGGTCACGACGTCGGGGATACCGTGCTGCGCCGCACCGCGGAGATCATCCGGCAAGCCGTCCGCGGCGCGGACATCGCCGTGCGCTATGGCGGTGAAGAGTTCCTGGTGGTGCTGACGGACGCCTCCGCGGAAGGCCCTATGCTAGCGGCGGAGCGCATTCGCAAGGCCATAGAGGCGGAGCGCTTCCCCACTCCGCAGGGCGCGATCAAGAAGACGATCAGTCTCGGCGTCTCGGAGCTCGGAACCGACACCAAGAGCTTCTGGCAGGCGATCAAGTTCGCCGATGTCGCCCTGTACAAAGCCAAGGAAGCAGGGCGCAACCGCGCCCTGCGCTTCGCGTCCGAGATGTGGCCAGCAAACGAGTACTGA
- a CDS encoding ATP-binding protein, whose translation MRSVGRVSGRRFASFGGCRSLRFLKLHFIFLRVRTISRALASEVKKASKGFAAILVTGPRRAGKTTLLQHLFPNASYRLLEDPDVVARVRSDPHAFLDELSLPAILDEIQNVPELLAHVRARIDAHPRRKGRWFLTGSQEAGLMRGVSESMAGRAAVFQLFPLSVTESLKVSLLRGGFPEVIERPSQAATWFRSYVQTYLERDVRAVTAIRDLATFRRFIALVASRSGQILNRSDIAAPLGVSVPTVSEWLSILELTGQILLVPPFFENFGRRLIKSPKLYFVDSGLACHLLGVDSERLLSRSPFLGPIFEGFVAAEIAKQQLHSGRSREIYYFRDQQGLEVDFVIPRGAGRLWLIEAKASTTVVPRDAAPLAKLASAVERYRVERFVVHRARTKSASTTALAPGVKAVTLADLVASMASQRRS comes from the coding sequence TTGAGAAGCGTCGGTCGCGTAAGCGGCCGGCGCTTCGCTTCATTTGGCGGCTGCCGGAGCTTGAGATTTTTAAAGTTACACTTTATATTTCTCAGAGTGCGGACGATCTCCCGGGCGCTGGCATCCGAGGTCAAGAAGGCCTCGAAAGGCTTCGCCGCCATTCTGGTCACGGGGCCGCGGCGGGCTGGCAAGACGACCTTGCTGCAACACTTGTTTCCGAATGCCTCGTACCGGTTGCTGGAAGATCCCGATGTCGTCGCTCGCGTAAGGAGCGACCCCCACGCATTCCTCGACGAGCTCTCCCTACCCGCGATCCTCGACGAGATTCAAAATGTGCCAGAGCTACTCGCGCATGTGCGAGCACGGATCGATGCCCACCCGCGACGCAAAGGCCGATGGTTCTTGACCGGCTCACAAGAAGCGGGACTCATGCGCGGGGTGAGCGAATCCATGGCTGGGCGAGCGGCCGTATTCCAGCTGTTCCCCTTATCGGTCACGGAAAGCCTCAAAGTCTCGCTGCTCCGTGGCGGTTTCCCAGAGGTGATCGAGCGTCCGTCCCAAGCAGCCACCTGGTTTCGATCGTACGTTCAGACGTACCTGGAGCGCGACGTACGAGCAGTCACCGCGATCCGCGACCTTGCGACGTTCCGCCGTTTCATCGCGCTCGTGGCGAGCCGCTCCGGCCAGATCCTCAACCGTAGCGACATTGCAGCTCCCCTCGGTGTCTCTGTGCCCACGGTCAGTGAGTGGCTGTCCATTCTGGAGCTGACGGGTCAGATACTGCTCGTGCCTCCCTTCTTCGAGAACTTCGGCAGGCGACTGATAAAGTCCCCAAAGCTGTACTTCGTGGATTCGGGACTCGCCTGCCATCTTCTCGGCGTGGACTCGGAACGGCTGCTCTCGCGCTCGCCTTTCCTTGGTCCGATATTCGAGGGCTTCGTCGCCGCGGAGATCGCGAAACAACAGCTCCATTCGGGCCGAAGCCGCGAGATCTACTACTTCCGTGACCAGCAAGGCCTCGAGGTCGACTTCGTGATCCCGCGCGGGGCTGGGCGGCTGTGGCTCATCGAGGCGAAGGCCTCGACCACTGTCGTTCCTCGCGACGCCGCTCCGCTCGCCAAGCTTGCCAGTGCGGTCGAACGGTACCGCGTCGAGCGCTTTGTCGTGCACCGGGCGCGCACGAAGAGCGCGAGCACCACCGCACTCGCTCCCGGCGTCAAAGCCGTAACCCTCGCTGATCTCGTAGCCTCGATGGCGAGCCAGCGACGAAGCTGA